DNA sequence from the Oceanispirochaeta sp. genome:
CACCTCCGGTCATGTGTACCTCCATCCCCGGTTCGGCACCGATGATGAGGGCAATATTCAGACTGTTCGTTATGATTCGGAGATCTTTCTTTCCCTTGAGGACCTTTGCCAGTTCCGTCACGGTCGTTCCCGAGTCCATGATAATCGTACTCCCGGAGCGGACAAATTCGGCAGCCTTGTTTCCTATTCTCTGCTTGAGATCCATGTTTTCCCGGTGTTCCAAGGACAGGCTGGATACAGCGAGCTGAATATTTTTTAGAAAGGCTCCGCCGTGATCTCTGGCAATCTCTCCGGCGTTTTCAACTTTATCAAGATCCTGTCGAATCGTGGGTTCTGAGACACCGAACAGTATGCTGAGATCTTTTACCCGTGCACTTCCGTTTTCACGTATAAGCTCCAGGATCTTTTCCCGTCTTTGTTCAGCAAGCACTTTTTAAAGCCCCTTCAGAATATCTACCCACTTTGAGTATGTTTTTTGATACTCAAGGTTCTCTTCTTTTTTAATATGCTTATAATTATAGGATAATCTCTCTATGTCATCAATAGAGTCATAGATTCCTATTCCCAGTCCTGCCATCCACGCTGCCCCCAGGGCAGAAGCCTCTTTCAAGGTACATCTGAAGAGATCCAGAGGAAGAAGGGAGGCCATCATATCCTGGATAAAGGGGCTGACCGATATTCCTCCATCGATCTGCAGGGACTTCAGCTTTGATCCGCTGTCTTTCTGCATGGCATGGATCACATCCGCCACCTGGTAGACGATGGATTCCAGACCTGCCCGGACAATATGGTTTTTATCGGAACTGAAGGTCAG
Encoded proteins:
- a CDS encoding DeoR/GlpR family DNA-binding transcription regulator: MLAEQRREKILELIRENGSARVKDLSILFGVSEPTIRQDLDKVENAGEIARDHGGAFLKNIQLAVSSLSLEHRENMDLKQRIGNKAAEFVRSGSTIIMDSGTTVTELAKVLKGKKDLRIITNSLNIALIIGAEPGMEVHMTGGEFKAPTLSLTGEKAAAYFSNTHTQQLFLATAGVSLSSGLTYPGFSDIPVKKAMIESAEEVFLLADSTKINKTAFAALHALDRIDYLITDNRISSEDIQSFTSFGIKVIIA
- a CDS encoding FGGY-family carbohydrate kinase, whose product is ISGILGDSHAAAFGERCFHPGNAKATLGTGSSILMNTGAMVAPEKTKMVSTICWSTTENVSYALEGIIVSCGSTLNWISSSLGFFSSGKEADQIAMKLKDNGNVYLIPAFSGLGAPWWKMEQKGQIHGLTFSSDKNHIVRAGLESIVYQVADVIHAMQKDSGSKLKSLQIDGGISVSPFIQDMMASLLPLDLFRCTLKEASALGAAWMAGLGIGIYDSIDDIERLSYNYKHIKKEENLEYQKTYSKWVDILKGL